In Buchnera aphidicola (Kaburagia rhusicola ensigallis), the following are encoded in one genomic region:
- the purH gene encoding bifunctional phosphoribosylaminoimidazolecarboxamide formyltransferase/IMP cyclohydrolase — MKKNTTIRNALISVFDKTGITEFAQKLVQNNINLFATSGTKKILKASGIKVTDISKYTNFPEIMSGRVKTLHHKIYAGILARPDHDKNIINKYNIIPIDLVIINFYPFFETVNEKKSNHNNIIESIDIGGPTIIRAAAKNYDYVTIVTKPHYYNNIVKEIEKNNNQISYETRLELAHAALQYIFNYDYNIVTYFSHLHTKKKHSTFNSLPKYLNYIFKKKQNLSYGENTHQQAGLYVNLFHKYNMVQMTGKTLSYNNVSDADIAISCVQEFNDPACVIIKHGSPCGAAISKNDLSAYLSAYNSDPTSAFGGIISFNTQLNEKTAKTIIATQFVELIVIPDITNLALKELSKKKNIRILKYSNEYLSSNQLNIKSINKAFLIQNNCFNNIDQKDWKVVSKKLPTSKEKRDALFALKIVKYLKSNAIVYVRNLKTISIGAGQTSRIDAIKIAIKKACERNIDLKNSVLASDAFFPFTDSIDIISKQGTSCIIQPGGSIRDEEIISSANQNNISMIFTKKRYFKH; from the coding sequence ATGAAAAAAAATACAACAATACGAAACGCATTAATTAGTGTTTTTGACAAAACTGGAATAACAGAATTTGCTCAAAAACTTGTTCAAAACAACATTAATTTATTTGCTACATCTGGAACAAAAAAAATATTAAAAGCTTCTGGAATAAAAGTTACAGATATTTCTAAATATACTAATTTTCCTGAAATAATGTCTGGAAGAGTTAAAACACTTCATCATAAAATATATGCTGGAATATTAGCACGTCCAGATCATGATAAAAACATAATAAATAAATATAATATTATTCCAATAGATTTAGTTATAATAAATTTTTATCCATTTTTTGAAACAGTCAATGAAAAAAAATCCAATCATAATAATATTATTGAATCTATTGACATCGGTGGACCTACTATAATTCGTGCTGCCGCAAAAAATTATGATTATGTTACTATCGTTACTAAACCCCATTATTACAATAATATAGTAAAAGAAATCGAAAAAAACAATAACCAAATTTCATATGAAACGCGTTTAGAATTAGCCCATGCTGCGTTACAGTATATTTTTAATTATGATTATAATATAGTCACATATTTTTCACACTTACATACCAAAAAAAAACATTCTACTTTCAATTCTTTACCTAAATATTTAAATTACATTTTTAAAAAAAAACAAAATTTATCATATGGAGAAAATACACATCAACAAGCAGGACTATATGTAAATTTATTTCACAAATATAATATGGTTCAAATGACAGGAAAAACATTGTCTTACAATAACGTATCTGATGCTGATATAGCTATATCTTGCGTACAAGAATTTAATGATCCAGCTTGCGTCATAATCAAACATGGGAGTCCTTGTGGTGCAGCGATTTCAAAAAATGATCTTTCTGCTTATTTATCTGCTTATAATTCAGATCCTACTTCAGCATTTGGAGGTATAATTTCTTTTAATACACAATTAAATGAAAAAACTGCAAAAACTATCATAGCTACGCAATTTGTAGAACTAATTGTAATTCCAGATATTACTAATTTAGCTCTAAAAGAACTTTCTAAAAAGAAAAATATAAGAATATTAAAATATTCTAACGAATATTTAAGTTCTAATCAATTAAATATAAAATCAATTAACAAAGCTTTTTTAATACAAAACAATTGTTTTAATAATATAGATCAAAAAGATTGGAAAGTAGTTAGTAAAAAATTACCAACTTCAAAAGAAAAACGCGATGCTTTGTTTGCATTAAAAATTGTTAAATATCTTAAATCTAATGCTATAGTTTACGTTCGAAACTTAAAAACAATTAGTATTGGAGCAGGACAAACTAGTCGTATTGATGCTATCAAAATTGCAATAAAAAAAGCTTGTGAACGTAACATAGATTTAAAAAACTCTGTTCTCGCATCTGATGCTTTTTTCCCATTTACAGACAGCATTGACATTATTTCTAAACAAGGTACTTCCTGTATTATTCAACCAGGAGGGTCTATTAGAGATGAAGAAATAATTTCATCTGCTAATCAAAACAATATTTCCATGATATTTACGAAAAAAAGATATTTCAAACATTAA